In the genome of Scatophagus argus isolate fScaArg1 chromosome 20, fScaArg1.pri, whole genome shotgun sequence, the window CAAGAACATCCCAACTGGCAGACCGCCCTTCAGCCTTATTAAGTTTCCCTGGTCGAATGTCATTATCAGTGATTGTTATCTCAGGAGTTACAAACCAGAGTTTACCAGAAGTGCTCTTTGATGTCTCTGTTGGGCTTTTGTCAATTAGTGAGTTATCAGACATCGATAAGGCTGCATAGCGTCTTGGTGAACTGGACAGATTGACTACCACTGGCTGTGGCTTGTCACCTGTGGCGGCCGCAGGCTTTCTAGACTCAAGAAGATCATCATAGCTCTGACCACGCTGTACAGGAAGAGGTTGTTCCCTCTCAACACGAGAGTTGAGAATATTGTCCCAGGACCTTGAGTAAGATTTGGAATCTGCGCCAATTCTTTGAGGTTCTACACATGGGTTGGCATACCAGGATGTTAACACAGGCTCATGACGGACTCTGGTTGGAGTCACTTGAGATACATAAGAGGCAGGATTGGTGGAATAGCCAGATGCATCTGAGCCATACCAGTCATCTGTTTGTGCCTGAATGACTCTAGCATGTCTCCGGCCCTCTGTATAATATGCCCTTGCAGGGATATGATGCTCTGGTGGCATTGCATACATATCACTTGAATAATAAAATCTTGGTGGAGCAGTCTGGATTTGATAAGACCTTGGATCATCCCCATAAAATATTCTTGCTGGAGGTGTCTGTATGATGTATGGCCCTGGTTCATTTGCTGCATAGGGTTTGGGATACCCTGTCTGCACAGAGTATGGATAGGTCTCCATCTCAGGATAAAAGGGTCTTGTAGCTACAGCATGCATCCTTCGAGTCCTTGGATCTTGCAAATATTGCACTTTTGGACTGTATGTTTGTCCTGGTGTGTAACGTTCATCATGAAAGTAAGAACTTGGTTGAGGAGGGACAGTAGTAACATATCTACCTGGGTCATCCGCATAAAAGAATTTTGTTGGCACGTTGGGGCTGGAATGAGCTCTGCGTTCTCTATAATAGGAATCACTTGATGAAGGCATTCTTTGCAATGGAATCTCCATGGGTTGTAAGTAACTATTTGGCATGCTGCGGGAATAATGATAAGCTTGCCTGCTCTCTGTACCTAATGAATCAGTGGGAGTTGGTGTTCTAGAATAGGAGAAATGTCGTGGCACAGTAAGGCTCCTACTCCCCCCACTGTGGTGCCTCTGCCAGGGTATGTCTATTTGAGGTGAAGCCTGTTTCCGTCCTGAATTATGTAATGCAGCCTCATCAGGTTTGATGTCCACCCTACACCTGACATGAGGACTAGTTGCTGGTTTATCCAGTCCTCCATCCTCACTTGGGGAATATTTACTGCTGTCAGTTATTTGAGGCTGCAACTTAATGGGATGGACCTCATGCATATGAGCCCGAGTTGCTGTATAGGAGGACTCCCTACGAGGTGATACTTCCTGTCTCCAGTAGGAGTCTCTTGGAGCCTTTTGGGACTCCCTTCCCTTCCTTCCCAAAGATGAGGATCCTTCAAAAGAAACAGGGGTGAGACTAGTCTGAACTCGAGGGGCACTTTTTGACCTGGtccttcttttctgttcagggacaactttgtcactggCCATATCAGCAGCCATTGGTTGAGGGGTTAGCCTGTGGCTGAAAATGTCTGGAGCAGAAAAGCGATATCTCTGCTGGCGGCCCAAGGCATTCCATGCAACATCTGGGTTAGCTGCATGCCTGTCAGCCTTCCTGTATGGGGACTCCATTGAGTATTTATGGGATTTTGAGTACTCCAATGACTTGTAGTCAAAGGTACAGCAGTGCCTCTTATTGACTTTGTTCTTACTGTCCTCCAGTGTGCTGTAATTTATAGAATCACATTGTTTGGAGGGTTGCAAGGATTTGTAGTGTGAAAAAATCGGGACAACTTTTATATCTTGATGCACAGTTGATACCAGTATGTCAGGCAGGTCTGTCCGTGTCATCTTAAAGGGACTCCTCTAGTTTTGTCCATCAAGTTGCTTTAAAGTTGATGTTGCCTGGAGAGGTAAACAAAGAATTTCAGTCAGGATCATTTATCCATGAACTATAAATTTATTTCACCAACTATGCATATATGGAGCAGAACTACAACTCAGTAAAGGTTAATAAGTTGGAGAATAAgtcaattaattaataataaatgttgGCAGACGTATTAAACAAAATTTAGAACATGTTTGAACAGAGTATTCAATTGGACTGGTTGTGGAAAAAAGAGCAATATTGCAAATTAATTCCAGGTTTTTGCCTGCAATTATCTTCCAAGTGGAAACTatgatgagatgagatgtttGTGCAATGAAATTAAGTTTTTTGTTCTAATTGTGGTGTAAAGGAGTGATAATACCATTCTGGCCTCAATAGCCAGACAGCCAGAAATCAAGAAGGGCATATGAGTGTCTATACATGACTTCTAGAGAAGTTAATTATGAGTTTATgtggaaaaatgaatgaatttccaCATAATCTTgtgattgtgtattttttctaaGCTACAGTCCGTATTCAGTGATCTGttttatgtgaaaaacaaacagggtCTCCCTCAATCTAAGTACTAACAACATAAAACTTACATGAGTTTGCTTATGTAAAAATGGGGGATCATGAAAATCTATCTGTTTTCACTTAAAATTGACCTACACTTAATGTATTCTCTTCCAAAACCACTGAATACTCATGGGGTTACTTAAaggttttgaaaaatgaaacaaactatTTTAAGACCCGTCTGATATTTTTCTCACGTCTTTCTCTGTAACAACCTTTAATGAGTTTTGACTTCATGCTGTCTTCAATGATGGAATCAAAAGTATGGCCAAATATAAATAGATGAGTCTAAATCTGTATGGGTTAGGTACCCAGCACTGAGTATTCTAACAACAAGCAATACAGTGGCTGTATTATTCAGAGTGTTGAGGCTTGTATGTCCCTATGTCTCTCAGTAGTGCAACTACATTGAGATCAAATCAACTTTACTTGTGTAACCCAGTATCAATCAATGTACTAATCAACTTTACAGGCCCAGGCCCTTTACAGACTTCACACTAACAATCAATTCGTGCAAACTTCATGAATTGTGGAGGCcttttttacctttatttaACCAATCAAGTCATTAAGGACAAATTCTTATTCACAAATGCCAGAAGGATCATAAGgtagttgattgttgagtcttaTTTCCAGATTGTTGGTATCTGGTGACTTGGTGATGATACTCAGCAATCAACTGTCTTTCTCAAGAATTGCTTACTGCACCTTTCAAGAAGTCTTAACAAGTGTCATAGCAGACAAGCCTAAGTCCCAATAACTTATCTCTCAAAACGAGTCAAAGGTCTCAAGTATCCATACAGAATGCCTGAACAATAGGAGAATAATctgcaataaacaaaactgtacaTCTCAGTCAACATTTGATCAATAGGGAACAGTCTGATCTttaacacagcaacacagcaaatCACTGGTTCAAGACAATCAACTGACAttacactgacatttaaaatgagagaCAAAGTTGTTTTCTTAATGACTGTTTGGGTCGGCTTACCATCCCAAaacctttatttttcttaccCACACTAACGTGTAATAGATAGAGTTTTCAGATTTATCCACTCACAGGTTGAAATAGAGGaaaaacaatgtattttcaaaattaGCTGGCTTTGTGTGGATGTGCTATTCCTGTATCAAGGAAAATGTTTTCTACCCCTGGCTTGGGTTCCAGTTGGCAGAATTTCCCAACTTTGTAATGTTTCCTGATTTTACTTTGTAGTCAAAAATGTCTCAAGCTTTCTAtacaatatttgattttttattgACTTCCATCAAGTCAAAGATTagcaaaacacaataaaaagcTTTTAATTGGGCGCCAGGTCCAATGAATCGTAGCCTCATCAACAGTAAGTTATGCTGTTTGGTGCCTCTGATCACAGACTGCAATCACATGAAGTTAACTTGTGATTTCAAAGGCAGCAGCTAAAATGTCACAGGTAGTGTGCATTCTTCTGAGATGCAGTTGGTGGGATTTGTCTGTAATCAGCTACATCAGAGAAGAAATTTTCTGATTCTGTAAACTCATTAGTAATGAGTAAAGTAATGACATTTCTATGTATTTACTGACActataatatttttataatgtttttaatattttttaatctataaataaaaattagtTGGAAGTCTATTACTTACAAAATCATCATTTgctcagagaaatgtttgtACAATAAATACAGGTTATGAAAAAAGAGTAGCATTACGAAGATGCAGGAATTAAAGCCTGCttacataacaataaaaatacaagctGCTGCAACCTGTATGAGACCGCAGGAGAAGGAGCTGACCCAGATTGAGCAACTGGTGGAGCAGATGCTCAGACTGGAGCAGATGGAGGATGGTTAAGGTGCTGACATGAC includes:
- the ajm1 gene encoding apical junction component 1 homolog, which encodes MTRTDLPDILVSTVHQDIKVVPIFSHYKSLQPSKQCDSINYSTLEDSKNKVNKRHCCTFDYKSLEYSKSHKYSMESPYRKADRHAANPDVAWNALGRQQRYRFSAPDIFSHRLTPQPMAADMASDKVVPEQKRRTRSKSAPRVQTSLTPVSFEGSSSLGRKGRESQKAPRDSYWRQEVSPRRESSYTATRAHMHEVHPIKLQPQITDSSKYSPSEDGGLDKPATSPHVRCRVDIKPDEAALHNSGRKQASPQIDIPWQRHHSGGSRSLTVPRHFSYSRTPTPTDSLGTESRQAYHYSRSMPNSYLQPMEIPLQRMPSSSDSYYRERRAHSSPNVPTKFFYADDPGRYVTTVPPQPSSYFHDERYTPGQTYSPKVQYLQDPRTRRMHAVATRPFYPEMETYPYSVQTGYPKPYAANEPGPYIIQTPPARIFYGDDPRSYQIQTAPPRFYYSSDMYAMPPEHHIPARAYYTEGRRHARVIQAQTDDWYGSDASGYSTNPASYVSQVTPTRVRHEPVLTSWYANPCVEPQRIGADSKSYSRSWDNILNSRVEREQPLPVQRGQSYDDLLESRKPAAATGDKPQPVVVNLSSSPRRYAALSMSDNSLIDKSPTETSKSTSGKLWFVTPEITITDNDIRPGKLNKAEGRSASWDVLDSRSTEGPELSQHDFQSSAKEKTHDNASLQQSLEQLDELLADLVTDYKPPSRRASEDILDQLKKLIDEEEAVSLSRKSSKAGTEEPPPLDKQPTSIRMNPDAYRDMDGGSDAMKNVDECSPDQSPDEDDTMMCSNNKCRRTETLFNACLYFKSCHSCYTYYCSRNCRREDWDIHKESCLYGRIGSTCRHIIKHCRETVDVHKAFSRIAKVGYLSRGRGVLFLGFPNPASSTNFLQYGLDSLLMSPTYLSLRELESFKDNLGEYCKELQEAGKEYDPNECFILNVSIAVGEQLPDGPSPRNQAPTVRKYAKVALASFSPERKLHKKESDMETLILTPPPGTADIDKEGEEGRKAREICFINIQRELRIRGVFLRHEYPQVYQQLCEFVESNRRFTPTTIYPIDKRTGKQFMCMIMAASEPRTLDWVGTPHLLDDII